A single region of the Flavobacteriales bacterium genome encodes:
- a CDS encoding D-tyrosyl-tRNA(Tyr) deacylase codes for MKVVIQKVSEASVVIDGVLNGEIAEGLMILVGVSPDDNKSDVDWLSGKISRLRIFNDPQGIPNLSVKDVQGDILLISQFTLFASTEKGNRPSYINAAGPDVAVPLYEAMRDKLQDELGKKIETGVFGADMKVSLVNNGPITITIDSKNRD; via the coding sequence ATGAAGGTTGTAATCCAAAAGGTATCTGAAGCTAGCGTGGTTATTGATGGCGTTCTAAATGGTGAAATCGCAGAAGGATTAATGATATTAGTAGGGGTATCACCAGATGATAATAAATCAGATGTGGATTGGTTAAGCGGTAAAATAAGCAGGCTTAGAATCTTTAATGATCCACAAGGGATTCCTAATTTAAGTGTAAAAGATGTTCAGGGGGATATTCTTCTTATATCTCAATTTACGCTCTTTGCGAGCACTGAAAAAGGCAATAGGCCTTCGTATATCAATGCCGCTGGCCCTGATGTAGCAGTGCCTTTATATGAGGCTATGAGGGATAAACTACAAGATGAATTGGGAAAGAAGATCGAAACAGGTGTTTTTGGGGCTGATATGAAAGTTTCCCTAGTTAATAATGGTCCCATAACAATTACAATCGACTCAAAGAATAGAGATTAA
- a CDS encoding nucleotide pyrophosphohydrolase: MRISEAQEKVDEWIKKYGVRYYNELTNMAVLTEEVGEVARIISRKYGEQSFKESDKDKELSKELADVLFVIICLANQTGVDLGAALKENLISKADRDQQRHQENEKLK, translated from the coding sequence ATGAGAATATCTGAGGCACAGGAAAAAGTAGATGAATGGATCAAAAAATATGGAGTTCGATATTATAATGAGCTAACCAATATGGCAGTTCTTACTGAGGAAGTGGGTGAAGTAGCTCGGATCATATCTAGAAAGTATGGTGAACAATCTTTCAAGGAGTCAGATAAGGACAAAGAACTTTCGAAGGAATTAGCAGATGTGTTATTCGTGATTATTTGTTTAGCAAACCAAACAGGTGTTGATCTAGGAGCTGCCTTGAAAGAAAACCTTATAAGCAAAGCCGATAGAGATCAGCAAAGACATCAAGAAAACGAAAAACTTAAGTAG
- the gldA gene encoding gliding motility-associated ABC transporter ATP-binding subunit GldA, with the protein MSIIVNNITKTYGEQKALDNLSFEIKSGEIVGFLGPNGAGKSTMMKIITCYIPQTNGNVSVCGFDTETNSIDIRKKVGYLPEHNPLYLDMYVKEYLAFIGGVHKVKNIDDRVKEMIYLTGLEVEQSKKIGALSKGFRQRVGLAQAMIHDPEVLVLDEPTTGLDPNQLDEIRNLIKKVGREKTVMMSTHIMQEVEAVCDKVIIINNGSIVIDKPIGEIKNATNHQQVIIVEFDNVTSSDELIKIEGVKQAIENGSNKWVLEVNSNDDARPKIFNFAVENSLSVLELRKEDQNLETIFKELTSQK; encoded by the coding sequence ATGTCCATTATTGTAAATAACATCACTAAAACGTACGGAGAGCAAAAGGCACTCGACAACCTTAGTTTCGAAATCAAATCGGGAGAAATTGTCGGATTCCTTGGACCAAATGGAGCAGGCAAATCTACCATGATGAAAATAATTACATGTTATATTCCACAAACAAATGGTAATGTTTCTGTATGTGGATTTGATACTGAAACCAATTCTATTGACATCCGAAAGAAAGTAGGATACCTACCCGAACATAATCCTCTATACCTCGATATGTATGTTAAAGAATATTTAGCATTTATTGGGGGGGTCCACAAAGTAAAAAACATTGATGATCGAGTTAAAGAGATGATTTATCTAACCGGATTAGAAGTAGAACAGAGTAAAAAAATAGGTGCATTATCAAAAGGTTTTCGCCAACGTGTTGGATTGGCCCAGGCAATGATTCATGATCCAGAAGTACTTGTATTAGATGAACCAACCACTGGATTAGACCCGAATCAATTGGATGAGATTAGAAACCTTATTAAAAAAGTTGGGCGTGAAAAAACGGTCATGATGTCGACACATATTATGCAGGAAGTCGAGGCTGTTTGCGACAAAGTCATTATTATTAATAACGGGTCGATCGTTATTGACAAACCGATAGGAGAAATAAAGAACGCTACAAATCATCAACAAGTTATTATTGTAGAATTCGATAACGTTACTTCATCCGACGAACTAATAAAAATCGAGGGTGTTAAACAGGCTATTGAAAACGGTTCTAATAAATGGGTCTTAGAAGTAAATTCTAACGACGATGCACGACCAAAAATCTTCAATTTCGCAGTAGAAAATTCGTTATCTGTGCTCGAATTAAGGAAAGAAGATCAAAACCTAGAAACCATTTTCAAAGAACTCACTTCACAGAAATAG
- the rsgA gene encoding ribosome small subunit-dependent GTPase A: protein MNGVVIKSTGAICWVKDDNGEKHECVIRGKFRMANIRDTNPVAVGDYVEFNKLDGLSQVVKIKKRKNYIIRKSVNLSKHSQILAANIDQALLLVTLKQPETSTGFIDRFLVTAEAYKIPCKIIFNKVDVYDDQGLLEMRELKEMYARIGYECFEASTHNDGNADMIYGLIKDQINVISGHSGVGKSTLINELNPELNVRTGEISSYHEKGTHVTTFAEMLEVRDNTYIIDTPGVKSFGLIDIEKEELSHYFIEMKELLPGCKFNNCQHINEPKCAVKDAVENGGISQSRYKNYVEMYYSDESETYRTNSY from the coding sequence ATGAATGGAGTCGTAATAAAATCTACAGGAGCCATCTGCTGGGTAAAGGATGATAACGGTGAAAAGCATGAATGCGTGATCCGAGGAAAGTTTCGAATGGCGAATATTCGGGATACAAATCCAGTTGCCGTAGGAGATTATGTAGAATTCAATAAGCTCGATGGGTTAAGTCAGGTCGTTAAAATTAAGAAGAGAAAGAATTACATCATTCGAAAATCTGTAAATCTCTCGAAGCATTCACAAATACTTGCGGCTAATATCGACCAAGCATTACTTCTTGTTACTTTGAAACAACCCGAAACTTCAACGGGATTTATAGATCGTTTTCTCGTAACCGCCGAGGCTTATAAAATCCCATGTAAAATTATTTTTAATAAGGTCGATGTATACGATGATCAAGGTCTTCTGGAGATGAGAGAATTAAAAGAGATGTATGCACGTATTGGCTATGAATGCTTTGAAGCTAGCACGCATAATGATGGAAATGCAGATATGATATATGGTTTGATTAAAGATCAAATAAATGTGATTTCGGGTCATTCGGGAGTTGGTAAATCTACTTTGATAAATGAACTGAACCCGGAATTGAATGTAAGAACAGGCGAGATATCGTCTTACCATGAAAAAGGAACTCACGTTACTACATTTGCCGAGATGTTGGAAGTTAGAGACAATACTTACATCATTGATACTCCAGGAGTAAAAAGTTTTGGGCTTATTGATATTGAAAAAGAGGAATTATCTCACTATTTCATTGAAATGAAAGAGTTATTACCAGGTTGTAAGTTTAATAATTGCCAACACATTAACGAGCCTAAATGCGCTGTAAAAGACGCCGTTGAGAATGGAGGAATTAGTCAATCCCGATACAAGAACTACGTTGAAATGTATTACAGTGATGAATCTGAAACTTATAGAACGAATAGTTATTAA